The following are encoded together in the Pseudoalteromonas piscicida genome:
- the argB gene encoding acetylglutamate kinase, which yields MSKQTWVIKLGGAVLNQEGAAQALFSAIKQIQQDAPHKQFVIVHGGGALVDKWLTDAGFATAKHQGLRISPQEQMPYIVGALAGCANKQLMADAITATLKPVGLCLYDAGFTTTQKLKALGRVGSCEASVGGMLEAVLEFDRLPVVSSVGIGADGHLYNVNADEAAAAIASKLGAELIFMTDVEAVLDGDKQPLNQLNAEQISTLIAQKVILGGMEVKVKTSLHAAQHLRRGVYISSWQKPENLIALLNGEHVGTQILP from the coding sequence ATGAGCAAACAAACTTGGGTGATAAAACTAGGTGGCGCGGTGTTGAATCAAGAGGGTGCAGCGCAAGCATTGTTTTCAGCTATCAAGCAAATTCAACAGGATGCACCACACAAGCAGTTTGTGATTGTTCATGGTGGCGGGGCGCTGGTTGATAAGTGGCTGACCGATGCCGGTTTTGCTACTGCAAAACATCAAGGATTGCGGATCAGTCCGCAAGAGCAAATGCCCTATATTGTTGGTGCACTTGCAGGCTGTGCTAACAAGCAACTGATGGCGGACGCCATTACCGCCACGCTCAAGCCCGTTGGGCTGTGCTTATATGATGCAGGGTTTACCACAACTCAAAAACTAAAAGCGCTTGGCCGTGTGGGTAGCTGTGAAGCGAGTGTAGGTGGCATGCTTGAAGCAGTGTTGGAGTTTGATAGGTTGCCTGTTGTTAGTTCAGTAGGTATTGGCGCTGACGGCCATTTATACAACGTGAATGCGGATGAAGCAGCAGCTGCTATCGCCAGTAAACTTGGTGCAGAACTTATTTTTATGACTGACGTTGAGGCGGTACTTGATGGCGATAAACAGCCATTAAATCAACTTAACGCGGAACAGATTTCAACGTTAATCGCGCAAAAGGTCATTCTGGGCGGGATGGAGGTCAAAGTTAAGACCAGTCTTCACGCTGCCCAACACTTACGACGAGGGGTGTACATCTCTAGCTGGCAAAAGCCAGAAAATTTAATTGCGTTGCTCAATGGTGAGCACGTAGGTACACAAATTCTGCCGTAG
- a CDS encoding methylamine utilization protein has product MRTSVLFLLSFCFLFLLGSNFATAGQLKVLDGKGEPLQHAVVELTDKPVEPAAQEVAVMDQINKQFVPFILTIQKGQLVNFPNSDDIRHHVYSFSAAKPFELKLYAGTPNQPLKFENSGVVVLGCNIHDSMVGYIYVADDKQVLVSDANGLVTLPDSVQQVTIWHPYQDNDIDTRQTVQIVNTTAPLSVTIKTTYPAPRNTFGERFGQH; this is encoded by the coding sequence ATGCGAACGTCTGTTCTGTTCCTACTAAGTTTTTGTTTTTTATTTCTTTTAGGTTCAAACTTCGCAACTGCTGGGCAATTAAAGGTGCTAGATGGCAAAGGCGAACCCTTGCAGCATGCCGTTGTAGAACTGACGGACAAGCCCGTCGAGCCAGCAGCACAAGAAGTGGCTGTCATGGATCAAATCAATAAACAGTTTGTCCCTTTCATACTCACCATCCAAAAAGGGCAGTTGGTTAATTTTCCCAATAGTGATGATATCCGTCATCACGTTTACTCGTTTTCTGCGGCGAAACCTTTTGAGCTAAAGCTATACGCTGGCACTCCCAATCAACCGCTTAAGTTTGAAAACTCTGGCGTAGTGGTGTTAGGTTGTAACATTCACGACTCTATGGTGGGCTATATTTACGTTGCAGATGACAAGCAAGTCTTGGTATCTGATGCGAATGGTTTGGTAACTTTGCCAGATTCTGTACAACAAGTAACGATATGGCATCCTTATCAAGATAATGACATAGACACTCGACAAACCGTGCAAATTGTGAACACAACGGCGCCATTGTCCGTAACAATTAAAACAACTTATCCAGCGCCGCGTAATACCTTTGGCGAGCGCTTTGGACAACATTAA
- a CDS encoding group I truncated hemoglobin, which produces MKWLSLTAILLFLVACSASTPQTPLYEQIGGNAGAEKLVDAFIKQIGNDDVILPYFRESNVRHFREGFITHLCDTLDGPCNYEGDSMVQIHTGMAISESDFNRVVDLLINAMNEVGIAHSVQNQVLARLAPMRSEVIKL; this is translated from the coding sequence ATGAAATGGCTATCACTAACGGCAATCTTGCTTTTCCTCGTGGCTTGTAGTGCTTCAACTCCACAAACCCCTCTGTATGAGCAAATAGGGGGCAACGCCGGCGCAGAAAAGCTAGTAGACGCGTTTATTAAACAGATTGGCAATGATGACGTTATTTTGCCGTATTTTAGAGAGTCTAATGTAAGGCACTTCCGTGAAGGGTTTATCACTCATCTGTGCGATACGCTAGATGGCCCTTGCAATTATGAAGGTGATAGCATGGTGCAGATCCACACTGGCATGGCTATTAGTGAGTCTGACTTTAATCGGGTGGTTGACCTCTTGATCAACGCAATGAATGAGGTTGGGATTGCTCACTCTGTACAAAATCAAGTTCTGGCCCGTCTAGCGCCGATGCGAAGTGAAGTGATTAAGTTGTAG
- a CDS encoding sulfurtransferase yields the protein MKHVVDRDWLFANLGKVKVLDAGIVKPGQPGPYNAPAIIQGALRFDISGALANPHATSPNMCCNPAQFQAEMRQLGINQNDVLVAYDDKGMFSAARAWYMLKMMGHKQVYVLDGGLPTWCERQYPLSQAYAQAEQAENFVAAYDETAFVDKAAVLSNIDAELSCLFDARGAKRFTGEEAEPRADMRSGHVPKSKNLPYTSLLNADGCFKPLTELEVLYSDLSKDKTKPLIFSCGSGVTACILALVADELGYKHLTVYDGSWSEWGADPDVPVETSYTTI from the coding sequence ATGAAGCATGTGGTAGATAGGGATTGGCTCTTTGCAAATCTTGGCAAAGTGAAAGTATTGGATGCTGGCATTGTGAAACCGGGGCAGCCAGGCCCTTATAACGCCCCTGCAATCATTCAAGGTGCGCTGCGTTTTGATATTAGTGGCGCACTGGCTAATCCCCATGCTACATCACCCAATATGTGCTGCAATCCAGCTCAATTTCAAGCAGAAATGCGACAACTTGGTATTAACCAGAACGATGTGTTAGTCGCTTACGATGATAAGGGCATGTTTAGCGCTGCCAGAGCTTGGTATATGCTGAAAATGATGGGTCATAAACAAGTGTATGTGCTGGATGGCGGGCTACCCACTTGGTGTGAAAGGCAATACCCGTTGAGTCAAGCATACGCGCAAGCTGAACAAGCAGAAAATTTTGTCGCTGCATATGATGAAACTGCATTTGTTGATAAAGCAGCTGTGCTTAGTAATATTGACGCTGAACTGAGTTGCTTATTTGATGCTAGAGGGGCAAAGCGTTTTACTGGAGAAGAGGCTGAGCCTCGTGCAGATATGCGCAGCGGCCATGTGCCTAAAAGTAAAAACCTACCATACACGAGTTTGTTAAATGCTGATGGCTGCTTTAAACCACTCACTGAGCTTGAAGTGTTATATAGCGACTTATCAAAGGATAAAACTAAGCCTCTGATATTCTCTTGTGGCTCAGGTGTTACAGCTTGTATTTTAGCGCTGGTGGCTGACGAGCTAGGTTATAAACATTTGACGGTATATGACGGTTCGTGGAGTGAATGGGGCGCTGATCCCGATGTGCCTGTTGAGACGAGTTATACCACTATTTAA
- a CDS encoding class 1 fructose-bisphosphatase gives MRRLPPVLIEDGCSRELVSLIRTILAACKEISFRVGQGALSGVLGSTLDENIQGETQKKLDVLSNQLLKDILLESGYVKAIASEEEDYTVAGNPKANYIVAFDPLDGSSNTDINSLVGTIFSIMEAPEGSDPSDPAIFMQPGHKQVAAGYVLYGPSTMLALSTGKGTRLFTLDKTHGSFLLTQDFAAIPEDTKEFAINASNQRHWTPAMQNYIADLLEGETGPRGKNFNMRWIAAMVGDVHRVLCRGGLFTYPEDRKDPNKPFKLRLLYEANPMAMLIEQAGGIAHTGRERILDIQPEEIHQRVGVILGSKNEVEACLAYHK, from the coding sequence ATGCGTAGACTCCCTCCGGTGTTAATTGAAGATGGTTGCTCTCGTGAGTTGGTTTCTCTAATCCGAACCATTCTCGCGGCATGTAAAGAAATATCGTTCCGTGTTGGCCAAGGTGCACTTTCAGGTGTATTAGGTTCAACCTTAGATGAGAACATTCAAGGTGAAACGCAAAAGAAGCTAGATGTACTTTCAAATCAACTATTGAAAGATATTTTGCTTGAATCTGGCTATGTCAAAGCCATCGCTTCTGAAGAAGAAGATTACACTGTCGCCGGTAACCCAAAAGCAAACTATATTGTCGCTTTCGATCCGCTCGATGGCTCATCAAATACTGACATTAACTCACTAGTCGGCACTATTTTCTCTATAATGGAAGCGCCTGAAGGTTCAGACCCTAGCGATCCCGCGATATTTATGCAACCTGGCCATAAACAAGTTGCAGCAGGCTATGTGTTATATGGCCCATCGACCATGTTAGCCCTATCAACGGGTAAGGGAACTCGTCTGTTTACACTAGACAAGACGCACGGCAGTTTCCTACTCACACAAGATTTTGCTGCGATCCCTGAAGACACGAAAGAGTTTGCCATTAACGCCTCGAACCAACGCCACTGGACACCAGCAATGCAAAACTACATTGCCGATCTGCTTGAGGGTGAAACAGGACCTAGAGGTAAGAACTTTAATATGCGCTGGATAGCGGCAATGGTTGGCGATGTTCACCGCGTATTATGCCGTGGCGGACTATTCACTTACCCTGAAGATCGTAAAGATCCAAACAAGCCGTTTAAACTTCGCCTACTTTACGAAGCAAACCCAATGGCTATGCTCATCGAGCAAGCTGGCGGTATTGCCCACACTGGGCGTGAACGCATTTTGGATATTCAACCTGAAGAAATACACCAACGTGTTGGTGTTATCTTAGGTTCAAAGAATGAAGTTGAAGCTTGCCTTGCTTATCATAAGTAA
- a CDS encoding DUF3034 family protein, with product MKWANIFAVCLFVCGSTYAATGKLLATPGVSQVEGSAGGGIVPWAQLAGYASEDEWSASGFCSRASLKDYQLEVCGVQANLFNRVELSFARQNFDVDALNLDIEQDIVAAKVRLYGDIVYSKYPQLSFGIQHKSVDDATVANLLGAEDDSGTDYYLAASKLHLGAVGGYNWFWNITMRHSRANQLGILGYGGANDSAPWQLEASSAVFLSRHWAVGAEYRQKSNNLGLGESDWKDVFVAWIPNKSVSVTAAWLDLGKIAGQPSQTGWYLSVTGYF from the coding sequence ATGAAGTGGGCTAATATTTTTGCCGTGTGCTTATTCGTATGCGGATCAACTTATGCCGCGACAGGGAAGCTACTAGCGACGCCCGGGGTATCACAGGTTGAGGGAAGCGCAGGTGGGGGAATTGTGCCGTGGGCGCAGCTTGCCGGATATGCTTCGGAAGATGAATGGTCGGCCAGCGGGTTTTGTAGCCGAGCTAGCCTGAAAGACTACCAACTAGAGGTATGTGGCGTTCAAGCCAACTTATTCAATCGCGTAGAGTTAAGTTTCGCTCGGCAAAACTTCGATGTGGATGCGCTTAACCTTGATATTGAGCAAGATATTGTCGCTGCTAAGGTGCGGCTATATGGTGATATCGTCTACAGTAAATATCCACAATTGAGCTTTGGTATTCAGCATAAGTCCGTGGATGATGCTACGGTTGCCAATTTGCTGGGCGCTGAAGATGATTCAGGAACGGATTATTACTTAGCTGCAAGCAAACTGCATTTGGGTGCTGTAGGCGGTTATAACTGGTTCTGGAATATTACGATGAGACATTCTCGGGCTAATCAACTTGGCATACTAGGTTATGGTGGTGCTAACGACAGTGCGCCTTGGCAACTAGAAGCTAGTAGTGCAGTGTTTTTATCTAGGCATTGGGCTGTCGGTGCAGAATACCGCCAAAAATCCAACAACCTTGGACTTGGTGAATCAGATTGGAAAGATGTATTTGTCGCTTGGATCCCGAATAAGTCGGTGAGTGTTACGGCGGCATGGCTAGACCTTGGAAAAATCGCAGGGCAACCTTCTCAAACGGGTTGGTATCTATCTGTTACGGGGTACTTTTAA
- a CDS encoding putative bifunctional diguanylate cyclase/phosphodiesterase gives MNNSFKNKIISLCILLILVTAGMSLASFWWSTSKFNEAQVQRKIQVAQNVYQQYLKAREQLLVTAATVLTADFGFKQAVATRDAQTIRSVLLNHSRRIDADLMLLLDVKGDLISANREGLDFPSDTRVWMQALQSHADHSAFVVLSEQLYQVIILPVRAPRTIAYSIIGFEVSSAVTSELKELTGMETSFVGAADKLKASSLTALTLGSDLFTFLAAQKMTRWLSQYPVYESAEVSLPSLDSNPVSLVLSADLTTQYQEFDKMVLTIILLSFGTILIGFITSGIVAKNLTTPLSKLTELAKRFAKGDYSAKLEEARPTLEICQLVDAFNNMGEDIQEREEQIRFQASHDHLTGFFNRNAALDKLHNMLSGGAEYYFIAIDIKGLRHINDKLGPRVGDDCIKAVAKRVAEINAAEGGLNVRLGGDEFLVAHQANACADPQSAALGIVECAEMLNQGLSKTYTVQGLDISLHFSIGVVHYPKQAHTPEDVVRRALIAVDTAAHDGHDVYYYQSGEDEAHLERLQIIDELKHAIASDDGQLFMTYQPKLNMKTNRIDKVESLIRWQRKNGEWVSPELFIDLAEQSGLIVDLTQWVVKTVVSQVANWVRQGERIKAAINVSAQDIADKNFLSHLKTLLDTYSVKPELITIELTERDMIENEEKGIAVLQALKQLGVQVSLDDYGVGQTSLGRLKMLPIDELKLDKVFILKLAQSEKDQFIVRSTITLGHQLGFSVVAEGVEDKASLDLLESMQCDYAQGYYLSKPLKADDFDRWLGRYNEVG, from the coding sequence ATGAATAACAGCTTTAAAAATAAAATCATTAGTCTCTGTATTTTGCTCATCTTAGTAACGGCAGGGATGAGCTTGGCAAGTTTTTGGTGGTCCACAAGTAAATTCAATGAAGCGCAAGTACAAAGAAAAATTCAAGTGGCGCAAAATGTTTATCAACAATATTTAAAAGCGCGAGAGCAGCTACTGGTTACCGCCGCTACTGTACTAACGGCTGACTTTGGTTTTAAACAAGCGGTGGCGACGAGAGACGCACAAACTATCAGAAGTGTATTGCTTAATCACTCCCGTCGTATTGATGCCGATTTGATGCTGCTTTTGGACGTGAAAGGCGACCTGATCTCGGCAAATAGAGAAGGGCTCGACTTCCCGAGCGATACCAGAGTCTGGATGCAAGCCTTACAAAGCCACGCCGACCACTCTGCTTTTGTGGTGCTCAGTGAACAGCTTTATCAAGTGATTATTTTGCCTGTGCGAGCGCCTAGAACGATTGCATACTCGATTATTGGCTTTGAGGTGAGCTCCGCTGTGACCTCTGAACTCAAAGAGCTGACAGGAATGGAAACGAGCTTTGTTGGGGCCGCAGACAAATTAAAAGCAAGTTCGTTGACTGCTCTTACACTTGGTAGCGATTTGTTTACTTTCCTTGCAGCACAAAAGATGACACGTTGGCTGAGCCAGTACCCCGTATATGAAAGTGCAGAGGTGAGCTTACCTTCTCTTGATAGTAATCCAGTGAGCTTGGTACTCAGTGCGGATTTAACTACCCAGTATCAAGAGTTTGACAAAATGGTACTGACCATAATTTTACTCTCATTTGGCACTATCCTTATTGGTTTTATCACCAGTGGTATTGTTGCTAAGAATCTTACGACACCGCTTAGTAAGCTCACTGAGTTGGCAAAACGCTTTGCTAAAGGGGATTACTCAGCCAAGCTGGAAGAGGCTCGACCAACACTGGAAATTTGCCAGCTTGTTGATGCTTTCAACAATATGGGCGAAGACATTCAGGAGCGTGAAGAGCAGATCCGCTTTCAAGCCAGTCATGACCATTTAACTGGTTTTTTTAATCGTAATGCGGCTTTGGACAAGCTGCATAATATGCTCAGCGGTGGTGCTGAGTATTATTTTATTGCCATAGACATAAAGGGCTTACGTCATATTAACGACAAGCTCGGCCCGCGGGTAGGAGATGATTGCATTAAAGCGGTGGCGAAGCGGGTAGCGGAGATTAATGCCGCGGAGGGCGGATTGAATGTTCGGCTTGGCGGCGATGAGTTTTTAGTTGCACATCAAGCGAATGCATGTGCCGATCCGCAAAGTGCCGCGCTTGGTATTGTTGAGTGTGCAGAGATGTTAAATCAAGGCCTGAGTAAGACCTATACCGTGCAGGGGTTAGATATTTCGCTCCACTTTAGCATAGGCGTGGTGCATTACCCCAAACAAGCTCATACTCCCGAGGATGTCGTGCGCCGAGCACTGATCGCAGTTGATACCGCGGCGCACGATGGCCATGATGTTTATTACTATCAATCAGGTGAAGATGAAGCCCACTTAGAGCGCCTGCAAATTATTGATGAACTAAAACATGCTATCGCCAGCGACGATGGCCAGCTTTTTATGACCTACCAGCCTAAGCTGAATATGAAAACCAATCGTATTGATAAGGTTGAGTCTCTCATTCGCTGGCAACGTAAAAATGGCGAATGGGTGTCGCCCGAACTATTTATTGATCTTGCAGAGCAATCTGGTTTGATTGTTGATTTAACTCAGTGGGTAGTCAAAACCGTGGTGTCTCAAGTTGCTAACTGGGTGCGTCAAGGTGAGCGCATTAAGGCGGCTATTAATGTGTCAGCACAAGACATCGCAGATAAAAACTTCTTGTCTCACCTTAAGACGCTATTAGACACATATAGCGTCAAACCAGAGTTGATCACCATAGAACTTACCGAACGAGATATGATTGAGAATGAAGAGAAAGGCATTGCTGTGCTCCAAGCGCTCAAACAGCTTGGTGTGCAGGTCTCTCTTGACGATTATGGTGTGGGTCAAACCTCCCTTGGTAGACTAAAAATGTTACCTATTGACGAGCTGAAACTCGATAAGGTGTTTATTTTAAAGCTCGCACAATCGGAAAAAGACCAGTTTATTGTGCGCTCTACTATCACGCTTGGTCACCAACTTGGTTTTAGTGTGGTAGCGGAAGGCGTTGAAGACAAAGCCTCGCTCGATCTACTTGAGTCAATGCAGTGTGATTATGCACAAGGTTACTATCTAAGTAAGCCGCTCAAAGCCGATGACTTTGACCGGTGGCTCGGGAGATATAATGAAGTGGGCTAA
- a CDS encoding adenylyltransferase/cytidyltransferase family protein, translating to MKKVITFGTFDVFHVGHVNILERAKSLGDYLIVGISSDELNLSKKGRNPIYSIADRLKIISSLRFVDEVFVEESLELKAQYIKDFDADVLVMGDDWKDKFDVYNDICDVVYLERTPSISTTEIIEVVRRPEGK from the coding sequence TTGAAAAAAGTTATCACATTTGGAACCTTTGACGTATTCCACGTTGGTCATGTCAATATTTTAGAGCGAGCGAAATCACTGGGTGATTATCTCATTGTAGGTATTTCATCAGATGAACTTAACTTGTCGAAAAAAGGTAGAAATCCAATATACTCAATAGCAGATCGCCTAAAAATCATTAGCTCATTGCGATTTGTAGATGAGGTGTTTGTGGAAGAATCTCTGGAGCTAAAAGCGCAATATATCAAAGACTTTGATGCCGATGTGCTGGTGATGGGTGATGACTGGAAAGACAAGTTCGATGTGTATAACGATATCTGTGATGTGGTTTACTTAGAGCGTACCCCATCAATTTCAACAACGGAAATAATAGAGGTCGTGCGCAGACCCGAAGGAAAGTAA
- the argC gene encoding N-acetyl-gamma-glutamyl-phosphate reductase, protein MKVSIIGASGYSGAELAKLVAKHPAFTLAHCFVSEQSLDKHKFISDLYPEYSGLLDIELQPLNEQAFSLIEQSSDYVCLCTDHKVSVELAPVFLQMGKRVFDLSGGYRLSSNEDYETYYGFSHPHQDWLAQAQYGLAEWYGDAIKTAKLVAVAGCYPTAALNALKPLQQADLITEQPVIINAVSGVTGAGRKANVATHFCEVSLAPYGLFTHRHSPEIEKYLEHPVLFTPHLGNFKRGILETIYVTLKENVTPNQVDAAYQVLADEPLIRLKGSQLPSIKAVENQPFVDIGWQQKGNQLIVVVAIDNLLKGAAGQALQCMNLAAGLEHYQGLGVSA, encoded by the coding sequence TTGAAAGTATCTATAATCGGAGCGAGCGGCTACAGTGGCGCTGAGCTTGCTAAGCTGGTTGCCAAGCATCCTGCCTTCACACTTGCGCATTGCTTTGTATCTGAGCAAAGCTTAGACAAACACAAATTCATCAGCGATTTATATCCAGAATATTCGGGCTTGCTAGATATTGAGCTGCAACCCTTAAATGAGCAAGCTTTTTCATTGATAGAGCAATCATCGGACTATGTGTGTTTATGCACGGATCACAAGGTTAGCGTGGAACTTGCACCGGTATTTTTACAGATGGGCAAACGGGTTTTTGACCTATCTGGAGGTTACCGTTTATCTAGCAATGAAGACTACGAAACTTACTACGGTTTTTCTCACCCACATCAAGACTGGTTAGCGCAAGCGCAATACGGGTTAGCTGAATGGTATGGCGATGCTATTAAAACGGCAAAGTTAGTGGCGGTCGCGGGCTGCTATCCGACTGCGGCACTCAATGCACTTAAGCCATTACAACAAGCTGATCTGATAACAGAGCAGCCAGTTATCATCAATGCTGTTTCTGGTGTTACCGGCGCAGGAAGAAAAGCGAATGTCGCCACACACTTTTGCGAAGTATCTCTTGCACCATACGGTTTGTTTACGCACAGACATAGTCCAGAAATAGAAAAATACCTTGAACACCCAGTGTTGTTTACGCCGCATTTAGGGAATTTTAAGCGTGGTATCTTGGAAACGATCTACGTCACTCTGAAAGAAAATGTCACACCAAATCAAGTCGATGCCGCTTACCAGGTGCTTGCCGATGAGCCGCTGATCAGGTTAAAGGGGAGTCAACTTCCATCAATCAAAGCCGTTGAAAATCAACCTTTTGTGGATATTGGTTGGCAGCAAAAGGGCAATCAACTGATCGTGGTTGTCGCGATTGATAACTTGCTTAAAGGGGCTGCAGGCCAAGCATTACAGTGTATGAACTTGGCGGCGGGACTTGAGCATTATCAAGGTTTAGGAGTATCAGCATGA
- a CDS encoding zinc-dependent metalloprotease, with protein MRKITCFTQTVSALLLCMITQAHAAIKSIDEFTASFNHHPGFYAFYSDDSSGKLYLDIDKLDAPFLLQHSLPYGVGSNDIGLDRGQLGGTHLVQFERFGDKVMLRAINTYYRASANNMAEKQSVKEAFASSILHGFNVVAEDNDSVLIDYTPYLLSDVHGVSRTLANRNQGSFSLDSSRSAVFMPRSKAFVKNTELEAVLTFKGTKPGEYVRQVSADPYALTVHQHHSLIELPDDDYQPRAFHPQSGYWSIEHKDYSAPLGQSMFVRYIPRHRLQKKDPTAKVSEAVEPIIYYLDPGVPEPVKTALLDGAKWWDQAFEAAGYKNAFQVKVLPENADPMDIRYNVIQWVHRATRGWSYGASVIDPRTGEILKGHVTLGSLRVRQDILIAEALSAPFVEGNDVTERLHAMALDRIRQLSAHEIGHTLGIAHNFSASVKDRASVMDYPHPLVGFENGQLDITKGYAKGMGAWDTQVIKYGYSDFSGIDEATELAAILAENKAQGLEFISDSDARAQGGAHPTAHLWDNGADPAAELLRVLDVRKQALDTFGINSIKKGVALSQLEEKLVPLYLFHRYQVEAAVKLIGGVDYDYEVRGDEVIKGAKVVAKETQHNAVNALLSTLSPAALTIPDSILALIPPKAYGEYKTRESVKGRTGLTLDAMALPEVAAQHSLDLLLNPQRLNRLAQQHARDTQYFGTQALLNALYQQIFAQSGRKGMAEKLQQRVQYLSATKLVKLSNDDKVAPEVQAQLKFYLAKVAKDFNQSSVFSDVAFDQAFKHMLAQQINHYLDSGEWPESFKALEMPPGSPI; from the coding sequence ATGAGAAAAATAACGTGCTTCACTCAAACTGTATCCGCTTTGCTACTGTGTATGATAACCCAAGCACACGCAGCAATTAAGTCTATTGATGAATTTACTGCCAGTTTTAATCATCACCCCGGTTTTTACGCCTTCTATAGCGATGATTCGAGCGGCAAACTGTACTTAGACATCGACAAACTCGATGCCCCTTTCTTGCTACAGCATAGTTTACCTTATGGTGTGGGTTCGAATGATATCGGTTTAGACCGCGGCCAGTTAGGCGGTACGCACTTAGTTCAGTTTGAACGTTTTGGTGATAAGGTGATGCTACGTGCTATCAATACTTATTATCGCGCAAGTGCGAACAATATGGCCGAAAAGCAAAGTGTTAAAGAAGCTTTTGCCTCAAGTATTCTGCACGGGTTTAACGTGGTTGCAGAAGATAATGACAGTGTTTTGATTGATTACACGCCTTATTTACTCAGCGATGTACATGGGGTTTCTCGCACGTTGGCAAATCGTAATCAAGGTAGTTTTAGCCTAGACTCAAGCCGCAGTGCTGTGTTTATGCCGCGTTCGAAGGCATTTGTTAAAAACACAGAACTTGAAGCGGTGTTGACATTCAAAGGCACAAAGCCTGGTGAATATGTACGCCAGGTAAGTGCAGACCCTTATGCGCTTACTGTACATCAACACCATTCTTTAATTGAGCTGCCTGACGATGACTACCAACCACGTGCGTTTCATCCGCAATCGGGTTATTGGAGTATAGAGCATAAGGATTATTCGGCACCGCTTGGGCAGTCAATGTTTGTGCGTTATATCCCACGCCACCGTTTACAGAAAAAAGACCCAACCGCAAAAGTCTCAGAGGCCGTTGAGCCAATCATTTACTATCTAGATCCAGGGGTACCAGAGCCCGTCAAAACAGCATTACTTGATGGTGCTAAATGGTGGGACCAAGCATTTGAAGCAGCTGGCTATAAAAATGCGTTTCAAGTCAAAGTGCTCCCTGAAAATGCCGATCCCATGGATATTCGCTATAACGTGATCCAGTGGGTGCATCGCGCAACGCGAGGATGGTCATATGGTGCGTCGGTGATAGATCCACGTACCGGTGAAATTTTAAAAGGTCACGTGACGCTAGGTTCGTTGCGTGTACGTCAAGATATTCTTATTGCTGAGGCACTTTCTGCACCTTTTGTGGAAGGTAATGATGTGACAGAGCGACTTCATGCGATGGCGCTAGACCGTATTCGTCAGTTGAGTGCGCATGAAATTGGCCATACATTGGGTATTGCACACAACTTCTCAGCGTCAGTAAAGGATCGCGCGTCAGTCATGGACTATCCTCATCCGCTGGTGGGATTTGAAAATGGCCAACTTGATATCACTAAGGGCTATGCCAAAGGCATGGGCGCGTGGGATACGCAAGTGATCAAATATGGTTACAGCGATTTCAGTGGCATTGATGAAGCAACTGAACTCGCGGCTATTCTCGCTGAGAATAAGGCACAAGGGCTTGAATTTATCTCAGACTCAGACGCCAGAGCACAGGGCGGAGCGCACCCAACGGCGCACCTTTGGGACAATGGTGCGGATCCTGCTGCCGAATTACTACGCGTGCTGGATGTCCGCAAGCAAGCATTGGATACCTTTGGTATTAACAGCATTAAAAAAGGAGTTGCCCTGTCGCAGCTAGAGGAAAAACTGGTACCACTGTATCTTTTCCACCGTTATCAGGTTGAAGCCGCAGTAAAATTGATTGGCGGCGTGGACTACGACTATGAAGTCCGTGGTGATGAAGTGATAAAAGGCGCGAAAGTAGTGGCTAAGGAGACACAGCACAATGCGGTAAATGCGCTTTTGAGTACGCTGTCACCTGCGGCTTTGACTATTCCTGACTCTATTCTGGCGTTAATTCCTCCTAAGGCTTACGGTGAGTACAAAACTCGCGAAAGTGTTAAAGGAAGAACAGGGCTAACTCTAGATGCGATGGCATTACCAGAAGTCGCTGCACAGCATAGCCTTGACCTGCTGCTTAATCCACAGCGATTAAACCGTCTTGCACAGCAGCATGCGCGTGATACTCAATACTTTGGTACACAAGCACTTTTAAATGCATTATATCAGCAGATATTCGCTCAATCAGGCCGCAAAGGTATGGCTGAAAAGTTACAGCAACGCGTGCAATACCTAAGTGCAACTAAGCTAGTAAAACTGAGTAACGACGATAAAGTTGCACCTGAAGTGCAGGCGCAATTAAAGTTTTATTTAGCAAAAGTAGCAAAAGACTTTAATCAGTCGTCGGTATTTAGTGATGTGGCATTCGATCAAGCGTTTAAGCATATGCTAGCGCAGCAAATCAATCACTACCTAGATTCAGGCGAGTGGCCTGAAAGCTTTAAGGCGCTTGAAATGCCACCAGGCTCACCAATCTAG